A window of Rhododendron vialii isolate Sample 1 chromosome 11a, ASM3025357v1 contains these coding sequences:
- the LOC131307225 gene encoding uncharacterized protein LOC131307225: MNFKTAAGLAGDWLVPGTHIQGGRVKLGSFRLVDRYPLLHKPEMLSFWSEWARDQLPVFHSKKTVKKVTAIRAGHTLEMRNHVLFEKQNALRWDIKQAIGRKSLKGLMHIHQIRQGPVQGCCIALSMKVAEMSHIDGHSIDGLPSMSQRGLQGMANSYHCLPLLVAARGPQLI, encoded by the exons ATGAATTTCAAG ACTGCGGCTGGCTTAGCTGGAGATTGGTTGGTGCCTGGAACTCATATCCAAGGAGGCCGTGTGAAACTTGGGAGCTTCCGTTTGGTTGATCGATACCCTCTGCTCCATAAACCTGAGATGTTAAGTTTCTGGTCAGAATGGGCTAGAGATCAACTTCCAGTTTTCCACTCAAAGAAGACAGTG AAAAAAGTAACTGCAATTAGGGCGGGGCATACACTTGAGATGAGGAATCATGTACTTTTTGAGAAGCAGAATGCTTTGAG GTGGGACATTAAGCAGGCAATTGGAAGAAAAAGTTTGAAGGGGCTCATGCATATTCACCAGATACGACAAGG TCCTGTTCAAGGATGTTGTATTGCTCTATCCATGAAAGTAGCTGAGATGTCCCACATTGATGGCCATTCCATAGATGGTTTGCCCTCTAT GTCTCAAAGGGGCCTTCAAGGCATGGCCAACTCCTATCATTGTCTTCCCCTCTTGGTGGCAGCTCGTGGACCACAGCTGATTTAG